Sequence from the Rhizomicrobium sp. genome:
AGACCGAGGTCGAACCAGTACACCGCCTTGCCCGCAAGCGCGGCGACATCGAACTCTCCGTCCACGACGCAGACATTTTCGCTCGGCACCGGCATGACGACGCTCCCGTCAATGCGAGGACGGCGGGGGGATCGCCGGACCCAGACCCGCAGCGTCCCCCCTCTCGTCCCCCACCGAATTCCTCGCGACGATGGAAGACGCGCGACTGGCTTGCAGGTCGGCCTTGACGGCGCGGAGCTTGTCGAACACCAGCGCCTGCAGATCGCCCGAACCGGTGGCGGCCTGGCAGTCGGTTTCGCTGCCGCCCATCTTGCGGCAAGCCTGGACGAGACCGTTCGGGTCTAGGGCGGGCATGACACTGGCGCGGCCGAGGCCGAGATCCGGCGCATGCGGCAGCAGCACCGCGATGACCGCGAGCGCGAGGGCGGCACGGGCGAACATCAGGCGCTCCGCCGCGCGGCGCCGGCGGAGACCGGCGCGTCTTCGATGATCTCACCGAGCACCAGGTCGAAGACGCGACGGTCCATCGCCAGGCGCAATTCGCGCGTCATGTCGGGCGAAGCGACGATGACGAGACCTTCATAGCAACCCTGGATCGCGCCTTCGATCAGGTGGCACATGATCTGCCGCGCCAGCGTGGCGCCGGGGCGGCGCGCGTGGAGCAGGTTGACGACCTTGGTGTTCCTTTCGACCACGGGGCGGGGCGGCGTCGCGAGCGTCTCGAGGACGCGGGAGGTTCCCTCCGTGTTGGCGAGAATGCGGGCGCCGCTCGCGTCCGTCGCAACCACTACCCAGATTTCGTTGTTGGACATGACCGCTGCTCTTGATCAGTTTCGTCCCGATCATGATCGCGGCCGGCGCAACAATATATCCGGATCGTGTGCGTACGCAGATTGTGCGTACGGCCGGCCGCCCGTTAAGCGGCCTCCGACACGGCCTGTTC
This genomic interval carries:
- a CDS encoding host attachment protein, with translation MSNNEIWVVVATDASGARILANTEGTSRVLETLATPPRPVVERNTKVVNLLHARRPGATLARQIMCHLIEGAIQGCYEGLVIVASPDMTRELRLAMDRRVFDLVLGEIIEDAPVSAGAARRSA